In Chlorogloeopsis sp. ULAP01, the genomic window GACCAACGAGTTGTAGATGTACACATCGGTCAAATTCGTAAGAAGATAGAAATTGATGCCAGTCAGCCAGCACTAATTCAAACCGTTCGTGGTGTTGGTTATAAATTTGAGTGTCCGACTGCTCCCTCCCAACATCCGGACAAATCGTAATAGTCGATCATTAAATCTCAACAGAAATCCAAGTGTATGGCGAGTAACTCTGCAGACAGCCGATGAAATGTGAATAATTACGAATTTTTTGGGATAGTTTTTCATCCTGTAGACAGCCATTGATTGGAGATAGCTTTATTAACCCTCCTTCATCGAGATTTAGTAAAAACAAACAGCAAGCGGCAATAGTCGCCGCTTAAATCCAAATTTCTGATTTTTTTGCTAGAGATACTTTGAGCTTAACTTTATAGGTTGTTATTAGGTTTCATTCAATGGTTCTATAAAAACACCTAGTAACTGTCAAAAGATTTCTATAGTTAGCTTTTATATTAAATAAGGTCTTTACGAGCAAAACAATTTTTTGATATTTGTGACTGAAATATTAAAAATTGGCTAGAAACTTGAGAATATAATCAAGTTTGCTTGTATTTTCAACTCCAGTAGTTCTTGTGAGTCTTGGAAATCTGGTTATGGGGTACGGTATATACCATGCCGTACCCTAATGGGGCATTAAACAAAATAGCTCCATAATATGGAAGCACCTACAAATATGGTGCATAGGTGAGCAATTAGGCATGAATCGAGGCAGCGTATTTAGGCTTAACAATGATGAAATAAAGTTTCCAAATATACGCGAGCAGCACGGCGATCGCTATCTCCATTTTGCAGTAAAAACAACGACAGCGCTGCTGTCAAAACTCGGTTTTGATCCCAATCAGGATGCTTTTCTAAATAAATTTTGAGCGATTCGTGCAGGGTTTCAGGAATTTCTGTAAAGATGCTTACTGTTGCGTTCATGAGATTTTTCTCCTTTACAGGCTATTAATAGGGAATTTTCGCTTGCAGTCAAAGCCTCTAGGGAAGACAAAGTTATTTTGTCTTCTCATCAATCTGCTGTGGCAAAAAGTGGGGTTATTACACGCATACAAGTGCAGACTATAAAGGCAAGCCGCCTTATTGTGCGTCAAAAGGGGGTGGTGTTGTCAATGCTGCGAAATATTAAGACATAGTTTATAAAGAATATATATTTACGGAATTATAAGCTTTTTAGGCAGTTTTTTGTAACATAACTTAACTAAAACTCAGTTTTGTCAACCCTTAATTGCTATAAACACAAAATCCCCAGTAATACGGCAAGAGCTTGTGACATCAACAAGTGGCTGTGGAAAACTGCAAAAGTGCTTGTGGAAACTCTGTGGAATCAGTGAGGAAAATTTCAGGAAATGATAAGAATTACAAAATGATAAAAATTACAAAATAAGTGTTAGGGGAGTGGTGGAGATGGGAAAGACAAGGAAGAACTTTCTCCTTGCCAAGGAAATTTGTGTCTAAATCCCAAATATTTTCATGGTTTTCCCTTATCCATCGCCAAGTTTGGATCTTGATGTTTGGTCGGTTCCTCTCAACGATTGGCACTGGTTTAACACTGTTTTATGCTCCCATCTTTTTTGTCAATCAAATTGGTTTATCAGCGACTTCGGTTGGTTTTGCTTTGGGTTGCGCCTCAATTTCAGGGGTAGTAGGACGGATTTTAAGCGGTTCTTTAGCTGATTCTCCTCAAATAGGACGCCGCAATACTTTATTGTTAGCAACAGCAATTTCAGCATTGGCTTGTTTCGTTTTGGCTACAACCCACAATTTTTTTATTCTGATTATCGGTCAGTTGATTAGTGGCTTAGGGGTTGGTTTATACTGGCCTGCAACTGAAGCAGTTGTTGCCGATCTAACACCACCTGAAAATAGTCATGAATCTTTTGCCCTTACCCGGCTAGCAGACAACTTAGGATTGGGGATGGGAATTATCTGCGGAGGATTTTTAGTCAGTACAACTGGCAATTTTCGCACCCTATTTATTATTGATGCTGTTTCATTCATCGTATTTTTTGCGGTGGTTTATGTAGCGATCGCAGAAACTTATCAATCACAATCAACCCAACAAGAATTATCTGCGCAGATTAAGGTTTGGATCTGGGCATTAGGCGATCGCCGATTTCTTACTTATATTGCAGTCAATATTATCTTCACAATTTATATTTCTCAATTGCACACTACCCTTCCCCTCTACCTCAAAAATTTTGTGCCAGTTGGATTTTCTGCAACAGGATTTACAGCAAGTACCATTAGTACCCTTTTCGCTTGGCACTTGATAGTTGCTATTTTCGGACAGTTACCAGCTGTTAGTTTGGTCAAACACTTTTTTTACCCCCAAGCGCTTGCAATTTCAGCTATTTTGTGGGCGATCGGATTTAGTTGTATCTGGTTTACTGGTTTGTGTACTACTGGGCATCTATATTGGGCGACTTTAGCATTAGGAGTATTAGCAACTGCTGTAATCTGCTACACACCCTCAGCTTATTCTCTAGTCACCTATTTGGCACCTGCATCCAGGCGAGGGGTTTATTTCTCCATCAACTCCCTATGCTGGGCAATTGGTTATTTTATTGGCCCTTTGCTTGGAGGTTGGGCATTAGATCAATCACAATTATTAGTAAATTACTTCTGGCTGGGGTTAGCCTTGAGTGTTTTCATCGTTCTGGCTATTTTGCTGTATCTGAATCGGATATTGCTTCCTAGTCAATAGCTTCCGTTTACAAATACAAGAGTGGAAAACATATCTTGAAGATATCTTCACCCCTGCCTGCCTTACTTCGGCAATATTGTAAGCAACAGGTGTAGGGTATATGGGATGTCGCTTAATTTTGCTCACTAAACGTAACTAGGCTGAAACTTGGGAAAGCATTGATTGAGGCTCTGCCTGATGAAGAGAAGGCGGAGCCTCGCAGTTTTCATCACCATGAAGAGCATGGTAATGAGAAACACCCTACACCTTAATTTTGGTCACCAAACATAAACTTACTTTTTTCTCTAGCGGCGACGCTCTTGCAATTTTCGGTACACAGATTTCAAATCAACTTGATGATGAGCAAGAGCAACGAGAGTATGATACAGCAAATCTGCGACTTCAGAGGTGATCGCATCAGCGTCGTCATCCTTACATGCCATTACCACTTCCGCACTTTCTTCACCAATCTTTTTCAAAATTTTGTTATCACCACCTGCAAATAATTTGCAGGTATAGGAACTGTCATTTGGGTGATCGCGGCGATCGCAAATGATTTCAAACAATTGCGATAAGGTATCACCAGGTGGTGGAGCAATTTTTCCGTCTACTTGATGAAAACAACTGCGCTCACCAGTATGGCAAGCGATATCTCCCACCTGCTCAACTCCGATTAGCAGTGCGTCACTGTCACAGTCATAACGAAGACTTCGCACTTTTTGAATATGACCAGAAGTCGCACCTTTGTGCCAAAATTCCTGACGAGAACGACTCCAAAACCAAGTTTCTCCTGTTTCCAAAGTCTTTTGTAGTGATTCCCGATTCATCCACGCCATCATCAAAACAGCGCCATCCAGATAGTCTTGGACAATTGCTGGAACAAGACCGCGTTCATCGTAGCGAATTTTATCAACAGGGATAGCGTGGTTTTGTGAATTATTTGCAGAAAAAAACATACCAGCTGCTTTCAAAATAGCGAGAATGATTCATGGGTTCACGATACCATTCTATCTATGCCAGTCGGCACATAATTTTAGAACTAATAAGTAATTTCCTAAATTTATAATCTAATTTAACGTTATTTAAAATTCAGACTTAAACATCAGAACTCTTATGTATGACAGCCTGCATCTTCACAGCACTCAAAGCTACCTTATGAGCTTTTGCCTCTTCACCATACCAATCGATTGCCGAGTTATAGGCAGCCCGGTAAACATCTTGGTAAGTATCGGATAAGCCACTGCGAATTTCAGCAGGCAAGTCTTGATTTGACTTGTATAACATATTGTTATTTTCTTGGTTCAGGTAATTTTATACGATAGAAGTTCTGAGAAGAGTTGACTCCTATCTTAGGATATAGCTTTTTACTTCCCACTCTTTTAGGAGAGAACCTTGGTAAATACAACGATTAAAACTACCAAATCACAAGAAATCTTCGCCGCTGCTCAAAACCTAATGCCAGGAGGGGTAAGTTCCCCAGTTCGCGCCTTCAAATCTGTGGGAGGACAACCGATTGTTTTCGACCACGTCAAAGGCGCATACATTTGGGATGTAGATGGCAATCAGTATATTGACTATGTAGGAACTTGGGGCCCAGCTATTTGCGGTCATGCCCATCCCGAAGTCATTACGGCACTGCATGAAGCTTTGGAGAAAGGCACCAGCTTTGGCGCACCTTGCCTGCTGGAAAATGTCTTAGCTGAAATGGTCATTGATGCTGTACCTAGCATCGAAATGGTAAGATTTGTGAATTCAGGCACCGAAGCTTGTATGGCAGTGCTAAGGCTGATCAGAGCCTTCACTGGGCGTGACAAAGTGATTAAGTTTGAGGGTTGCTATCACGGTCACGCTGATATGTTTTTAGTGAAGGCAGGCTCCGGTGTTGCTACCCTTGGTTTGCCCGATTCCCCTGGAGTACCTAAATCAGTAACCAGTAATACCCTGACTGCACCTTTCAACGATTTGGAAGCTGTGAAAGCTTTATTTGAGGAGAACCGCGACCAAATCGCTGGAGTTATTCTTGAGCCTGTTGTAGGTAATGCTGGTTTTATTCCTCCTGATGCTGGCTTTTTAGAAGGGTTACGAGAACTTACCCACGAACATGGGGCGTTGCTGGTATTTGACGAGGTGATGACAGGCTTTCGTATTGCCTATGGTGGTGCTCAGGAAAAATTTGGCATTACTCCCGATCTCACAACCTTGGGTAAGATTATCGGTGGCGGTTTGCCTGTAGGAGCTTATGGCGGTCGTCGGGATATTATGTCTATGGTTGCTCCTGCTGGCCCAATGTATCAAGCAGGAACTCTTTCTGGTAATCCTTTGGCAATGACTGCGGGAATTAAAACGCTAGAATTGCTGCAAAAACCGGGTACCTACGAGTATCTAGATCAAATTACTAAAAAGTTAGCAGATGGTTTGTTGCAAATTGCTCAACAAACAGGTCACGCTGCTTGTGGTGGTCAGATTAGTGCTATGTTTGGTTTGTTCTTTGCATCTGGCCCTATCCATAACTACGAAGACGCCAAAAAATCGGATTTGGGCAAGTTTGCTCGCTTCCATCGTGGGATGCTAGAGCGTGGTATTTACCTGGCACCGTCGCAGTTTGAAGCTGGATTTACCTCTTTAGCTCATACCGAGGAAGATATTGAGCAAACTCTAGAAGCGGCAAGGGATGTAATGTCCAATTTGTAATGCAATCATGACATTTTTTAACTAGGCAATCTAGGAAATTACTAATAAATTCCCTAGTTAGCCTGTAAAAATAGCAACCCTGTCCATTAATGGACGGGGTTGAAAATTTATCAGGGTAAACATGGGAAGTGCTTAACAACCACAGCCACCGTGACCACAACCTTTCATTGTTTTATGACCTTCAGCACAAGCTTCAGAGCAATAATATTTACCCTCTTTTTGAATTGCATCTTCTAGAGAAACAATACACAAGCAAGATTCACAAGCACATTTCATTTGGGTGACGGTTGTCATAATTTTCTCCTCTTCTTCCTGTTATTAACCTACAACATTTGAACAATTATTCATATATTTAATTAATAAAATTTAAAAGTACCTAGCAATTTAGTATCTACTTAGTATCGCCATCGCCTTTGGTTTCGAGAAAAATACGGGAAATTACGTGAGTTTACGATTGCTTTACGCAACACGAGCCTAACTTTAGCAACTCTTCAAAGCATTTCCAGCGAAAATTACCTGGTGAAAGTAACTTTTGATTTCAATAATTGGATCAGGGTGTAGAGCTACCCGTAATTTTTCGTGCAGCGAGTTGACAGCGCATGAGCTACTGCTTAAATCCTAACTGTCCGAATCCAGAAAATCTAGCTTATAGCGATAGGTGTCAGTCTTGTGGCTCACAACTACTGTTGCGCGATCGCTATCGGGTACAGAAAGCTTTAGGACAAGGTGGCTTTGGGGCAACCTTTCTTGCCTTTGATGAAGCCTTACCAGGCGAACCGAGTTGTGTGATTAAGCAATTACGTCCGTCGGGAACCACACCCCACGTTTTGCAAATGGCACGCGAACTGTTTGAGCGAGAAGCTGTAACTTTGGGCAAGATTGGCAATCACCCCCAAGTACCTAGATTGCTAGATTACTTTGAAGAACATCAACAATTTTACTTAGTTCAGGAATACATTAGTGGTCCCACTTTACAGCAAGAGGTCAAACAAACTGGAATTCTTAGTGAAGCCGGAGTTAAGCAATTCTTAAGTGAGATCCTGCCATTACTGCAATATATACACGAGCATAAGGTGATCCATCGTGATATTAAGCCAGCCAACATCATTCGCCGCGCTCAAGATAGTAGATTAGTTCTCATAGACTTTGGAGCTGTCAAAAATCAAGTTACCCAAGCAACAGTCAATCAATCAGAACAAACGGCATTAACTGCATATGCGATTGGAACACCTGGGTTTGCACCCCCAGAGCAAATGGCAATGCGACCGGTCTATGCTAGTGATATTTATGCTTTAGGGGTAACGTGTATTTATTTACTAACTGGTAAATCTCCTAAAGATTTGGAATACAATCCCACAACAGGCGAGCTGATTTGGGAATCTCATGTGCAAGTAAGCGATCACCTCGTAGAGGTACTGCGGAAAATGCTGGAGATATCAGTACGCAATCGCTATAAAACATCCGAAGAAGTACTTAGAGCACTAGATCTCGAACCATACCTGGAAAGTTTATCAAAAAGTATGATGGTTCAATCTTCTGGAGATGCTAAAGACCAAATAAATCAATATCCGGAAGATTCTGGCAACTCTTGTGCTAATGTTTCTGGTTTAAGTGTGGCACAGATAGCAGCAGCAATTCGCGCTAGACGAGCTAAAGCAACGGAAGGTACTGGTATTGTGCATATGGGGAAGACGCAGCAACGAGTTGTAACGACAAAAACGTCAACTTTGGCTAGCAAGTGCAATGATTCCCAACAGCAAAAGTCTAAAGTCATGCGACAGTTAGATAACCAAAGCCTACTGACAGCTTATCTCAAAGGTAGACGGGATTTTGCCCTTCACAATTTAAGTCTAATTAATTTGCAAGGTGCGAATTTATCAGAAATAAATTTCCATTCTTCTCAATTGGAAAGAGCTAATCTCCAAGGAACTAATCTCCACAGTAGTGATTTTGGGCAAGCTAGTCTCAATAGAGCTAATCTTAAGGATGCAAATTTAAGCAAAGCTTTTCTTGGTAATGCCGATTTAGAAGGAGCAGATCTACGAGGTGCAGATCTCAGCTATGCTTATCTCCAGAATGCTAACCTTCGAGGAGCTAATTTGTGTGGTGCTAATCTTACTGGTGCAAAACTTTCTGAAGAACAACTAGCACTGGCAAAGATAAATTGGATGACAGTACGCCCGAATGGTAAGCGAGGTTTGTTATGATACTTCTCCTCTGCTTGTGACTTAAAAAAGCCAGAGGACAGAAGGAATAAATAGGGACTAGAGGATGGGGCTTAGGGCAATGCCCAATTCCTTATTCGCGCTTGCCCAAACTAAATACCCAATCCCCAATACCCTTTTGGTGTATGCAGTTCATGAAGGCTACCTAACTAAAGGTAGCCAAACCTTACAATGTGTACGGTAGTTGCTACAATGTCGGGAACCCTCCGAAGTTCTGAATATCTCTTTGTATTTACAACTGACAAAACAATAAGGTTTTATTCTTCTTCAGAATAATCCTCAATATCTTCTTCATCTTCGCTTGTCTTTCTGACAGAATTAGCAGAAACAACAGCTCCCATTTCTAATTTTTCCCGTACTAATTGCTTAATTTGTTCGGCAAATTCTGCTTTTTCTTCTAGATACTTAATCGCGTTATCTCGACCTTGAGAAATATTATCACCGTTGTAGCTATACCAAGCTCCCTTTCGTGTAAGTATGCCAGTTTCCTCTGCCAAGTCAACAAGACAACCTAAGGTAGAGATACCCTTACCAAAAATAATGTCAAATTCTGCAATTCTAAAAGGTGGTGCGACTTTATTTTTAGCGACTTTGACTTTGACGCGGTTACCAAATTCCTCCGAGCCTTTTTTAAGGGTTTGAATCCGGCGAATATCCAAGCGTACAGAAGCGTAATATTTTAAGGCGTTACCACCAGTAGTTGTTTCTGGGTTGCCATAAGTAACACCAATTTTTTGCCGCAACTGGTTGAGAAAAATAACTGTGCAACCAGATTTACCAATGTTGCCAGTAATTTTACGTAGAGCTTGACTCATTAATCTTGCTTGAAGACCAACGTGAGCATCACCCATTTCGCCTTCAATTTCCGCACGGGGAACTAGTGCTGCCACTGAGTCAACGACTACAATGTCAACCGCAGCAGAGCGCACAAGCTGATCAACAATTTCTAAAGCTGCTTCTCCAGTATCTGGTTGGGAAACTAGCAAATTTTCGATATCAACACCCAAAGCTCCAGCGTAGGTAGGATCTAAGGCATGTTCTGCATCTACATAAGCAGCAATGCCACCATTTTTTTGCACTTCTGCGACTGCATGTAGCGCGAGTGTCGTCTTACCGGAACTTTCCGGCCCATAAATTTCAATTACCCGTCCTTTGGGCAAACCACCGCCTAATGCCAGATCGAGAGTCAGCGCCCCACTGGGAATGGTTTCTACTCGCATCCGGGTGGCATCACCCAAGCGCATGATTGTTCCTTTGCCAAAAGTACGCTCTATTTGGTTGAGTACCATATTAAGCGCTTTTTGCTTGCCAGCATTTTCAGTATTAACAGCCATTCCTACCTCTATCTATACGGATTTAGGGAGTTTTGCGTGGGAAGTTTTAATAGAACAGATATACTATTTTGACATTTTATTGCCGCTAACCGCTACATAGTTTAGCGCGGGCTTGCCAACATTGCTATCAGACATAATGCTTGTCTGGAGGGGTTTATATATAGTTCCATAGATACCCTTGGATTATACTCTACTGAATCTCTTCAGGCTCTTGGAATTGGGGAAGCCGGAAATAAGATTTCACACTTACTTAAGAGTCACCAAAACATATGATTGAGAAAGTGATGTAAAAACTTTGGTTCTTCTGGTTCTCGGTAGTCTTTGGGCAAAAGTTCGATTAGTGCTGCTTCTAATTCATCAGTGGCTTTTTGTGATTCTTGTGCTTTTGGACGGTTAGCTTGGGGAAATACTAATGGTTTGCCAATACGTACTGTTAATTTTTTACGAAAATACAAGTCTTGAGTCCCAATGAGTGCTATGGGTAAAATCGGTACTCCAGAACGCAAAGCGTAAATTGCAGCACCACGTTTGAGAGGTACAGACAACTGCCCTTCAATATTGCCAAGTCTTCCCTCAGGAAACAAAATAATTCCCTCACCACGAGCAAAAATGTTTTGGGCAATGCGATCTACACGTCGTAAAGTTTCTATCGAGTTACCTTGAGGAACATATTTTTCAATATTTGTTGCTAATTCAGCCAAATCGTCTCGCCCTGCCTTTGCAGCTTCAATGACAGCTATTTCTTCTTTCCAGATACGTTCTATAGGTATGACTCCTTTTGCAAGTCTAAGAAATTGGCGCTTCCACCATTGGTTATAAAGTGTGCGAGCGTCACCTAAGATGTGATAGTAAGGATGCGCTGGTAGCTCCGACAGCAAAAGAAATGGATCTATGTGGTTAAGATGATTCGCTACAACCAAAGCTGGGGTTGTGGGAATTAGTTCTGGAAACTCTAAATTGACTTGAAATAAGGCGTGAATTAAACTTCGTAGTACTCTGCGTCGAACTTCACCGCTAATTTTGCGTTCTGATCCACCCTCAATAACTGCTTCTTGTGACAATAGTGCTTGACGGATCATCTCATTGGCATGGCGATCGCGTGCATAGGCAACACCGTCTATTGCCCTGTTGATTGTTTCTTCGGTGACTGGTGGCAAGAGTGATGCTTGTGTTTCACTTTGCTGTGGTTGGGGTATTAGGGGACTTTTCGACATAGGCTTGATTGGCAACTTCGCAAAGCCAATGATTGAATATAGTAGTTGTTTTAAATGTAATTTGAAGCTTGCCCAGGTAGTAACTTCATGTAGGCAGTTAATTCAATGTCTGGAGTAATTCATCTGCACAAGGCAAGTATGACAGCAATATATGTATGTTTATAGTAGACAGTTCATTAAATGTCACAATCTAATTGATTTCAAGCAGGTATCTGGATTGCTTATCATAACTCAATAAAAAAGCTCCCTTGCCTTTAGCACACAAGAGAGCGGCGGTGTGGTGTGAGGAGCATAATTGAACTTTTGCTTTCAGCAATCTTACCAGACTTAGCTAAAAAAGTGTAAATTAAATTATCATCAAATCATGAAAAATTTTTATCAACAAGCAATTTGTCTCTGATTTGATTGCTAGTAAAGAAGCGATCGCAATCTTACCCAGGGTGATTGTCAACTGACTGTACTCAATGGCTGTGAAATCGATGAAATTTGCGGTAATTTTAATCTTTTCCTAATCTCTTCAATCGATTCTTCCCAGTGTTCTTCAAAACGATACCCTAATAAAAATTCTGCTTTTTTACCTAATTCTTGTCCTTTTTTCAAATTTCCAAAAATTGCTTTGATTTGCCAAGGAGCGAGAATAGGATAAAGCAACTTGGCAAACCACAAACTAATTTTTAATGATTTGCTATAGTTTTGCTCGGCAGCAAAAGCAAGAACACCTATTTCTCCAGCGTAACTAGTATCAAAGCCTAACAAAACATGAAAAATATCATGCGTAACTACATATCGAAGCGCAAATGTATTGCGTTTGGCTACATCCTCTAGTTCAGAACTAATTTTCAGTGGCTTGAGGTTATTTTCTCTCATGTGATTTGCATATTGTCGTCCAAAAGTATTTTGGGGATATTGGCTTAATTTTTCTAAATCAATTGGAGGATGGTATCCTACCACCTGTTGCAATTTAGATGCAACAATAGGATTAATTTTAGCACCAAAAAAATCAGATTTGAGAATAGCAAAATCTCCTAAGTTATCAGAGGTTTTATAATTTATAAGTGTTTTGATTTTCTGGAAAATATTTAACATACATATCTTTTTATTAACTAATAATTTCTTTTAAAAATGAACATATGTTTTGTAGAGTTAAATCCTGATAGACATTCACATGATTCATATAGCAATTCTAAATAACATAGTAGCTCTTTCATTTCTCTTTTCTTCTTTTCTTTGCGCTCTTTGCGGTTTATTAAAAATAAATACACAACTCAAATAGGATTGCTAAAGTAAACCTTCTTAAATATTTACTATGAACTCCCAACCATCCACTTCATCAAATTCCTATGCTGCCGCTACTTGCGAGATTCAATCAGTACTTCCGGATATTCAGGTGAAGCCTTCTTAAGCAAAGGTTTACTCTTATTTTTTAGATACTGGTCGAAGAATGCTAATGTGTAGGCACTGATAATGTTGGCTGCTCGTTCAGGTTCAATTGAACCGATCGCTTGCTTAATTTGCGATTCTACTTGAGTTGTCGAATACGCTGAAAATGCAGGCAGGATTAACCCACAATCCGTAAATGTGGTGTGTTTGCTGCCCTTTATAGTTAGCCTGTAAGCGTTATTTTTTTGGCGTTGATAAAACAATCGCAACGC contains:
- a CDS encoding DUF2811 domain-containing protein, producing the protein MNATVSIFTEIPETLHESLKIYLEKHPDWDQNRVLTAALSLFLLQNGDSDRRAARVYLETLFHHC
- a CDS encoding MFS transporter, whose product is MSKSQIFSWFSLIHRQVWILMFGRFLSTIGTGLTLFYAPIFFVNQIGLSATSVGFALGCASISGVVGRILSGSLADSPQIGRRNTLLLATAISALACFVLATTHNFFILIIGQLISGLGVGLYWPATEAVVADLTPPENSHESFALTRLADNLGLGMGIICGGFLVSTTGNFRTLFIIDAVSFIVFFAVVYVAIAETYQSQSTQQELSAQIKVWIWALGDRRFLTYIAVNIIFTIYISQLHTTLPLYLKNFVPVGFSATGFTASTISTLFAWHLIVAIFGQLPAVSLVKHFFYPQALAISAILWAIGFSCIWFTGLCTTGHLYWATLALGVLATAVICYTPSAYSLVTYLAPASRRGVYFSINSLCWAIGYFIGPLLGGWALDQSQLLVNYFWLGLALSVFIVLAILLYLNRILLPSQ
- the hisIE gene encoding bifunctional phosphoribosyl-AMP cyclohydrolase/phosphoribosyl-ATP diphosphatase HisIE — translated: MFFSANNSQNHAIPVDKIRYDERGLVPAIVQDYLDGAVLMMAWMNRESLQKTLETGETWFWSRSRQEFWHKGATSGHIQKVRSLRYDCDSDALLIGVEQVGDIACHTGERSCFHQVDGKIAPPPGDTLSQLFEIICDRRDHPNDSSYTCKLFAGGDNKILKKIGEESAEVVMACKDDDADAITSEVADLLYHTLVALAHHQVDLKSVYRKLQERRR
- a CDS encoding ChaB family protein, which gives rise to MLYKSNQDLPAEIRSGLSDTYQDVYRAAYNSAIDWYGEEAKAHKVALSAVKMQAVIHKSSDV
- the hemL gene encoding glutamate-1-semialdehyde 2,1-aminomutase; this translates as MVNTTIKTTKSQEIFAAAQNLMPGGVSSPVRAFKSVGGQPIVFDHVKGAYIWDVDGNQYIDYVGTWGPAICGHAHPEVITALHEALEKGTSFGAPCLLENVLAEMVIDAVPSIEMVRFVNSGTEACMAVLRLIRAFTGRDKVIKFEGCYHGHADMFLVKAGSGVATLGLPDSPGVPKSVTSNTLTAPFNDLEAVKALFEENRDQIAGVILEPVVGNAGFIPPDAGFLEGLRELTHEHGALLVFDEVMTGFRIAYGGAQEKFGITPDLTTLGKIIGGGLPVGAYGGRRDIMSMVAPAGPMYQAGTLSGNPLAMTAGIKTLELLQKPGTYEYLDQITKKLADGLLQIAQQTGHAACGGQISAMFGLFFASGPIHNYEDAKKSDLGKFARFHRGMLERGIYLAPSQFEAGFTSLAHTEEDIEQTLEAARDVMSNL
- a CDS encoding metallothionein, producing the protein MTTVTQMKCACESCLCIVSLEDAIQKEGKYYCSEACAEGHKTMKGCGHGGCGC
- a CDS encoding serine/threonine-protein kinase → MSYCLNPNCPNPENLAYSDRCQSCGSQLLLRDRYRVQKALGQGGFGATFLAFDEALPGEPSCVIKQLRPSGTTPHVLQMARELFEREAVTLGKIGNHPQVPRLLDYFEEHQQFYLVQEYISGPTLQQEVKQTGILSEAGVKQFLSEILPLLQYIHEHKVIHRDIKPANIIRRAQDSRLVLIDFGAVKNQVTQATVNQSEQTALTAYAIGTPGFAPPEQMAMRPVYASDIYALGVTCIYLLTGKSPKDLEYNPTTGELIWESHVQVSDHLVEVLRKMLEISVRNRYKTSEEVLRALDLEPYLESLSKSMMVQSSGDAKDQINQYPEDSGNSCANVSGLSVAQIAAAIRARRAKATEGTGIVHMGKTQQRVVTTKTSTLASKCNDSQQQKSKVMRQLDNQSLLTAYLKGRRDFALHNLSLINLQGANLSEINFHSSQLERANLQGTNLHSSDFGQASLNRANLKDANLSKAFLGNADLEGADLRGADLSYAYLQNANLRGANLCGANLTGAKLSEEQLALAKINWMTVRPNGKRGLL
- the recA gene encoding recombinase RecA, with the protein product MAVNTENAGKQKALNMVLNQIERTFGKGTIMRLGDATRMRVETIPSGALTLDLALGGGLPKGRVIEIYGPESSGKTTLALHAVAEVQKNGGIAAYVDAEHALDPTYAGALGVDIENLLVSQPDTGEAALEIVDQLVRSAAVDIVVVDSVAALVPRAEIEGEMGDAHVGLQARLMSQALRKITGNIGKSGCTVIFLNQLRQKIGVTYGNPETTTGGNALKYYASVRLDIRRIQTLKKGSEEFGNRVKVKVAKNKVAPPFRIAEFDIIFGKGISTLGCLVDLAEETGILTRKGAWYSYNGDNISQGRDNAIKYLEEKAEFAEQIKQLVREKLEMGAVVSANSVRKTSEDEEDIEDYSEEE
- a CDS encoding 1-acyl-sn-glycerol-3-phosphate acyltransferase; the encoded protein is MSKSPLIPQPQQSETQASLLPPVTEETINRAIDGVAYARDRHANEMIRQALLSQEAVIEGGSERKISGEVRRRVLRSLIHALFQVNLEFPELIPTTPALVVANHLNHIDPFLLLSELPAHPYYHILGDARTLYNQWWKRQFLRLAKGVIPIERIWKEEIAVIEAAKAGRDDLAELATNIEKYVPQGNSIETLRRVDRIAQNIFARGEGIILFPEGRLGNIEGQLSVPLKRGAAIYALRSGVPILPIALIGTQDLYFRKKLTVRIGKPLVFPQANRPKAQESQKATDELEAALIELLPKDYREPEEPKFLHHFLNHMFW
- a CDS encoding Coq4 family protein — translated: MLNIFQKIKTLINYKTSDNLGDFAILKSDFFGAKINPIVASKLQQVVGYHPPIDLEKLSQYPQNTFGRQYANHMRENNLKPLKISSELEDVAKRNTFALRYVVTHDIFHVLLGFDTSYAGEIGVLAFAAEQNYSKSLKISLWFAKLLYPILAPWQIKAIFGNLKKGQELGKKAEFLLGYRFEEHWEESIEEIRKRLKLPQISSISQPLSTVS